A section of the Malania oleifera isolate guangnan ecotype guangnan chromosome 2, ASM2987363v1, whole genome shotgun sequence genome encodes:
- the LOC131149730 gene encoding uncharacterized protein LOC131149730, producing MAGGIVWATAEDLARNQGRVLSLYRQILRSLNSPELPLNLSARLAKKAQVRAIFMLASEERSLHNIADLIDVAEYSLSLLKKGELPKNIQ from the coding sequence ATGGCAGGAGGTATTGTATGGGCAACAGCAGAGGACTTGGCAAGAAATCAAGGGCGAGTTCTCTCTTTGTATCGCCAAATACTCCGGAGCCTTAACTCTCCCGAGCTGCCACTGAATTTATCAGCTAGATTGGCTAAGAAAGCACAAGTTCGTGCTATCTTCATGCTGGCATCCGAGGAGCGATCCCTTCACAATATTGCAGATCTTATTGATGTTGCTGAATACTCTCTTTCCCTATTAAAGAAAGGTGAGCTTCCCAAAAATATCCAGTAG